Genomic DNA from Theropithecus gelada isolate Dixy chromosome 1, Tgel_1.0, whole genome shotgun sequence:
TTCTTGATCATTgttaatcattttaattatttattggtCACGAGGCTGGGCACATTATCTGCATCATTTCATGATGCAGGTGGTGCTACTATTCCCATTGGATaagtgaggaaaccaaggcacaaaaggctaagtaacttccccaaggtcacatatATGGCAGTTCGGGACAGAGCTGGGGCTTGAACTCATGCTCATCTGATACGGCCATTCAGAGAATGGCCACTacagccagactgcctgggttccaaCAGAACTTGCCCCAAGGGGTTGTTGTGATGAGTAATGAGTTAATGGTGTAACTCATGTCCCTAGGTGCCTGGAGCACTGTATACTCTGCTGTATGCACATCTGTATGCACATCAGCTACAACTGCTGGTTCCTTACTGACCCCAGCCATCCATGCACTCTCTACTCCAGACATGCTCAGAAGTCCCTGAACTGCTCCTGACTTTGAAAGAACCAAATGAAGCATCATAGAGAAAAATATGTCCATTTTATTGAGCACAACACTGAGCATGAAGCTGGAGGGGCGGAGGGTGAGAAGACTGGGGAAGGACAAGAACGGTATGCTGGACTTtcaaggagagaaaagggaacagaagCAGGATTAGAACTCCTGGCAGACATTAAAATAGTCAACTTCCAAGGTTAACTCAATTGGGTGTGTGCGCGGAGGGCATGTGGCCGGGATAAGAATTCCTTGCAGCCCTTGCTCATGAATTTCTTTCCATTCCACTTTGGAGGGTGTGGCACTGCTTTTAGAttgaggcagggagaggggccAGAATTGTGCCAGGAGCAGGCTGGCTGGGTCTCAGCGCACTTGGGAGCTAATCCTAGAGTTAAGGATTAGAACTTGAAGAGCTCACAAGCAGACCACCATGGACAGCTGCCTGTCATTCATGCGGATGGGCAGGCAACAGCATTAATGAGCCCAATCTGGCCAAGAGGTTGAAGGCTTGAGAGGTGGGAGTGAGTGTGTGCAGAGTGGGTATCTGGGTAGATGCTCCATATGGCTTTGCTTGGAGGTGACACAGCCTGGCCAGCCCATTAAGCTTTTCACGACAAACAGTACAGACCCAGGCGAGAGCTATCTACGTACACTGCACAGAACCATGGCACGTAGGGTGTGGGGGCATAGAGCAGGCAGGTCAGGGAGACCTGGAAGCCCGCAGGCGCTGCTCCTCCTGCTCACAGCTTCAACAAGGCTTCATGCCTTGGGGCTCCCTTGCGGGCCTCCTGTGAGGGGCTGCCCTGCTGGCAGCAGGCTGGTGCTTCCGGCCAGAAACCGCTCCTGCTAGGCCCTGCTCTACTtgctctgccttcctccctctgctGGATAGGCACCAGGTTTGGAAGAGCAGAGGAGTTGAACATGTCTCCTGCAAGAGAAAGGGGCTCAGAGTAAGGGCGGGGCTGCCACTTCAGACCCCATCACTCACACTCTGGTATGGGGCTCTCCTCTGGGACAGAAACTCTCCCCAAGCCTCACACTGTGACCCTCCTCACCTGAAAATTGCAATGACACAGGCACAGACTCCAGGAATCACATAATGAGACAGACTCCAGTCTGCCCTGCCCGGCAGTGGGAGCTGCCGCTGGCTTTAACTGGTACCATGACCTCCGATTTGAAGTTCCTAGAAAGGAAATGAAGCAACAACCTTTGAAGTATTTGAGAGGAGAAGAAGAGTTGATGGGGTAGGGCAGAGGTGGTAGTTCTCTGTGCCTATGGCATCCACTCAGCTCTCCCCTCATGAGGTTCAGAAAGTTCAAGACCCTGCAGAAAAGATAAAGATAACCAAGCCCCCCTAACCTTTCCTCCAAAGCACAGAGGCCCTAGAAACTCAGGGAATCTGATGCTCACCACTTGCACATACCCAGTTTTCTGTAGGCTTTTATCATCTCTATTGCTTCACTAACCTTTAATAGCACCTCTGTGAGGCAGGCTGAGTAGATAAATAGATgtcaacccattttacagatgagcaaactagAAGCAGAGACATTCACTGACTCATCAATGGCCtcatagctagtaagtgatggGGACAGGGCTGGAAGCGTTTTCCCCGCCCCCTGATCCAGAACTCATCCCTCCCTGTAGAGCTGCCTGCGAGTGGGAGAGGCCTTTGTGTCCATTTCTTTCAGTCCTGTTGGCCGATTTCTTTCAGACCCAAGCTGGGGCTCCATCTTTGGCTAAAAATACATACTGTTTTTTGTTGGCCTTTTTGATGAGTGTGGGCTCAGAGCAGTAGGAGGATTTTCCTTTGCTCCCAATGTTCAGGCAGCTGGAGCAGCAGCCACAGGGCCCGGCAGCCAGGGATCCCTGATGCATGGGCACCAGGCTGCTGCTGATGCGGAGGGAGCCGTTGACCAGGCAGTTGAAGGACCTGCCACCAGGGGCAGTGGGCCGGCGGCCATGCTGGCAGGGTAATTGGGTCAGAGCAGGGAGTGCTACGCTCTGGTCCAGGACTGGTGCCTCAGTGATGGTGATCTCAGGGGAGCTGGGTCTAGAGGTTTCTGAGGCTTGAGTTTCAGGCGGCCTGTTCTCCACCTCTGGGCGGATGCCCGGGCTGTGCAGGTTCATGTGTAGCTTCCTCATGTGGTGCACCACAGCTGCTGCGTTGAAGGCTTGCTAAGGAGACACAAGAGCAGCCTCTGGCCTTCTGCAACCTCAGAGGGCCTCGGGGCTTAAACTTTCCCTTTGCCTTGTGGCCTCTTGAAACCTGGGTGCCCACTTCTCATTTCAGAGAGGGTACAGGGAGCTCCAGTGCCTTCTGGGACATCCCAAGGAAAGCCCTTATGTCAGCTCCTGCCAGCCCAGCCTCCAGGGGCCCAGAACAGCTTTCCCACCCCCCGGAGAGGACAGCTTACCCTCCACTTGCTCTTAGCAAAGTTCTTCTGGATCTGGAGGCTGACTGATGGGTAGATGTCCCGGTGGAGGGCTGTGTTCCCGTCAATCCTGTGGATGTAAGAGGGGACACCTGGCTACTGGGTGGCTATGGACACTCAGCCAGGGGGTGGGCAGGGTGCCTGCAGGTCCATGTGAGAGCTGGGTAGAGTGTGCAGAGGAAAGGCAGCCCACAGCAGGAAAGGGCTACAAGCAGGGgttctctgtcccccaggcaggTAAGAGTGGGCTTTagctttggcaaaataaaaaacttttagagCAGGGTCAACAAGCTATGGCCTATAGGCCAAATCggcccattgcctgtttttgtagaTAAGGTTTTAAGGGGACACAGCGGTGCTCACTAATTCAGGTATTGTCTGTGGCTCCTTTTGCACTGTGACAGCAGGGTTGAGTAGTTGCCATAAATACAGTATGGCCAGgaaagcctaaagtatttactatctgctgctttatagaaaaagtttattGGACCTAGCATCAGAGGGCACTAGCATAGTCACCATCCTTTAGCTCAAAACCTTGCCTAGAACCCACCTCCCCCTGGAAGCCTTCCTCAATAAGGCCATCTGGTACAGGCTACCCCTTTTCTATCCCCTTAGCCTCTTATTCACTGGTCTCTAAGTGTTTCTCAGACACCTGATGTGTGCATAGTACTGTGCCAACAGACCTCGAGAAGTAAGAGACATGGGCCCTAACACCTAGGAGCCTACAGTCTAGGTGTGGGGTGTTGCTTATGCTATGGACTACAGTAATGCATGGTAAGCTGTGTGATTAATAAAGAGAACAGGGGAGATTGGGATGGACTGCAGGGATCAGGGGCTTCAGGGAAGGGCAGAGACTGATCTGGATCCTGAAGGATGCCACATACAGGGCAAGAAGCAAGACATTGTAGGTAGTGGGAATGATCTGATCCAAGGTGTAGTTAAGAAAGAGCTTCGTATGTGGGGTGAGGGATGGCAGGAAGACAGAGATAGCTCCCAGGCCTATCTGGACAGAGGAGGTATGCTGGCGATCCTGGGAAAAGAGGCTGGAGATAAAGGGTCAGGCCATATTAGGGAAACTGGACAGACAAAGGAATCCAGGCTTGCTGGGGTGCGAAGTGGGGAAGTATTGTAAATTGAGTTAGGGAGTAACATGAAGAAGTATTTTGAGATTTTCCTATTTTGCCAATCGGTTGCTTTGCAATTATTCCTAAATCACTTCACCTGGAATAGTTATTGATCCCTGAGTAAAACAAACCTCTTAAGGACAGAACAGAGTTGCCCATTCCTGGCACCTCTTGAATAACTGGTATTGAGCATTGCACCCTGTCCCAGGGCTGAATGACAGCGCTCGGCTGCACCTGCCTCCTGCACTTGACCAGACAACCCAGCTGCTACCCGTGCATCAGAACCTGCTCCACTGAATGCTGTTTGAATCTCCACCTGGGCCTGATGAACAATGGCATGGTCCTTGCTCGTCGCAACATTAAATGGACCAAGGCAAGCAGATTCCAGAGGAACACAATGTGAATGAGTCAGCCTGGTTTTGGGAACCACAGGGCTGGGGTCTAGAGTCCACTCCATGTCTCACTCACCAGGGGTGACTCAAGGCCTTCTCACAGGTGTACCGCTCATTCGGATCCTTCTCGAGCAAGTGGCAAATAAAGTCCTTGGCTAAGGGGAGCAATCAAAGACACGACGACTAAGGACCAGATTTCATGACTGATGGAAATTCACTTCCGGGCTGGTGGGTGGCAGTGAATGCATCTTTAGCTGATCTTCCAAAGAGGCAATTTTAAGAGTCttagaagagggaaaaaaaaatccaaaccacCTAACAACAACCCACTATAAACCACCAAAGAAGGGAAGCTACAAGCCGCCTCACCCACACAGCACTGCAGAAGCATCACTGGTCACGAGGCCCCCATGTGCCTGCACaccacatgtgcatgtgtttgcatGGAAACAGGAAACAGCACTGGCACATGGGCACACATGTGAGTGCTGGATTGTTCCAGCTCCAATTTCCACTTAACAGGTCCAACAATCACGTAATGATCATCTTCTCTCACACACAGACATTGCATGGTCTTTCTTGGTATCTAACCCCTTGGTTTTGCTGCTCTTGCCTGGAACTCTCCCCTCACCACCTGGCTCTGCCCTCCTGGCCCCGCATCTGAACTGCCCCCGCTCCCCCCGCCATCTCCTTATCAGGCATACTGTGGTTCTGcccccagaaaaacaaaagcatagcCCTTAGAAGTAAATAATTTATTGGGTCTTTGAAGCAGATGAAGATTTCTCCACTTTCCTTGGCAGCCTGTTCTGTAAGATCCCCAGGACTTTGAAGAGCCAGGACTGTCACCCTTTGTTAAGCTCATTTCTCCTGCCTGGCAGCCTCTACCTTGAGCCTATTATCTCTCCTTCATGCCTACTGGCCTTACCTGACTCAGAAATGTCATCCCAGAATGGAGACTCAAACTCATAGTAGCCCTCCTTGATCTTCTCGAAAAGCTTAGACTCCGTTTCTTCGTAGAACGGGGGGTATCCACAGAGCCTGCAGCAGGACAGGAAGGAGGTACACTACTGAAAAACCTGTCCTCCCTGAGCCAGCCTCTCTGCTCCCCCAGGCTCCCACTGTATACACAGGTGGGCAATGAAGGTCTCAGAACAGCGGTATGACCAGGACACGGATCTGCCTCAAATTCAAGAATGGTACAGGTCCCATGAAGTGTTTATGCAAGTGCCAAGCCTTGGCACAGGCATCCCTAGAAGGTCTCTGCATACATTATGCCCTCAAACCCTTGCCACCTCTCCTTGTACTTTCCCTGACTCATGAAtgctatataaaatatctttaagaaAGATGGAGTCGACTGTCTACTTGATTGTAAGTTTGATGAAGGATTTATTTAGGCTGCGTTGTTCGCTGCTGGATTCTTTAGAACCTAGCACAGGGATAGATGCAGAGTAGATAGGCAGTGAATATTGGttgagcaaataaatgacttattCAACATAAATGGAGGAGATAAACTTATCAACATAAACTTATTCAACATAAATGGAGGAGATAATTGAAACCAGGTTATTTTCCTAAGAGCAAAGTTTACTGTAGGTGAGGAGGGATGGTGGGGAAGAGGTGATGGGCAGGTTAGGAAAGGGAGAGCTTGGGAATGTGTGGAGAGGAGCGAAAAGGTGAGGCCCTGACCAGCTTCATCCAGGCAATGGTTTTGCCTTGGGAAAGAAAGCTGAGATGCAGGAACAGTGGGTCCGCCTGACTTCCAAGACTGGCTTGGCCTCTCTCTTTTTCACTGTTCATTCCACAGAGTGGGATCCAACACATTTATAGGCAGTAAATGGGGCAGGGGTGCAAGAGGAGGGAGTGACAGGTGGCTGTGCAGTGGATTCATGCTGAgctctgttttaaaattcagtggAGGTCAAGAGAGAGGAAGCTTTTAAGCTTCgtgtacatgcatatgtgtgtgtgtgtgtttgtgtgtgtgtgtgtgtgcacgcacccGTGTGCCTGTGTCTGTTTGTGCACATGCACATGCTTGGAAGAGGAGCTGAGACAGGGGAGGGAATGAGAAAGGGTAAGCAGGCTCCGAGATTTCTCAGCAGCTGAGCCCAGGCCAGCGTCTACTCACAATATGTAGGTGA
This window encodes:
- the CAMK1G gene encoding calcium/calmodulin-dependent protein kinase type 1G, producing the protein MGRKEEDDCSSWKKQTTNIRKTFIFMEVLGSGAFSEVFLVKQRLTGKLFALKCIKKSPAFRDSSLENEIAVLKKIKHENIVTLEDIYESTTHYYLVMQLVSGGELFDRILERGVYTEKDASLVIQQVLSAVKYLHENGIVHRDLKPENLLYLTPEENSKIMITDFGLSKMEQNGVMSTACGTPGYVAPEVLAQKPYSKAVDCWSIGVITYILLCGYPPFYEETESKLFEKIKEGYYEFESPFWDDISESAKDFICHLLEKDPNERYTCEKALSHPWIDGNTALHRDIYPSVSLQIQKNFAKSKWRQAFNAAAVVHHMRKLHMNLHSPGIRPEVENRPPETQASETSRPSSPEITITEAPVLDQSVALPALTQLPCQHGRRPTAPGGRSFNCLVNGSLRISSSLVPMHQGSLAAGPCGCCSSCLNIGSKGKSSYCSEPTLIKKANKKQNFKSEVMVPVKASGSSHCRAGQTGVCLIM